Within Terriglobia bacterium, the genomic segment GAAATCGAGGCAATCCGTATCGTCATCTCCATGCTTTCCGAAGATGGCGAGCAGCCCGATGCTGCCGATATCAAGCAGGCGATCGCGGCTACAACTGCGGCCATGAACAACAGCCCGGCCGCCGGCGGAACCTATTCGGCCGTCCAGCAGAACGCCCCGGCCGAGACGCCGAAGCTAACCCGCAACTGGCCGTAAACAAGGCTTCCACTGCCCCTGATCCGAGCACAGCCGCGCCGCTTCTGCGTGGCTTTTTGTGCTTCTATTCCTCATTTCGACATTGTCTTCCAGTCGTCAATCTGAAAATCGTCGATCGACAAACCCTCTTGGTTACGCTCGTAACTAGCGACGCCCCGACCTTCTACATACCATTCCATCAATGGGTTATCGGCGGGAAGAGCGTGTTCCGTTGCAGGTGCCGGCGCTTGTCTCCGGGCTGGACCGCCGCGGGCGCGCGTTCATTGAATCCGCCAAGACTCTCGACATCTCCACAGCCGGGGCCCGCATTACGGGGCTCAACACTCAGCTTGACCCTGGCTCCGTCCTCTCCATCCAATTGGGAAACCGCAAGGCTCGCTTTGAAGTGTTGTGGGTCGGCGAACCTGGCTCTTCGCGCGAAGGCGAAATCGGCCTCAAGTGCATCGAAGTCGGCACGCAGACGCGCAAACGAATCATCTATATCGATGACCAGGAGCATGAACTGGAGGCGCGCCGTGGCATGCTCGAGGCAGCCGGCTTCGAAGTCGTGTGCGTGCAGAGCGCGCGCGATGCCGCCGAATACCTCAAGAACTATGGCTTCGACGCGCTCATCCTCGACTTTCCGCTGCCCGGCGTCGATTGCCTCCGGCTGGTGCTGGCGTTGAAGGCCGAAACACCCGAGACCCGCATCGTTCTCTTATCGGGTTATCCGGCGCAGATCCCCGAAGCGCTTCTCGCCGAGGTAGACGCATTCATCCATAAAGGAGAGCCGCGCCAGAAACTGCTGTCAATCCTGGATGAGATGATCGGTAACAGTAGCGTTCTAAAATGGCCGGTGGCGCGTATCAGCTCGCGTTTTGCGATTCATGTCGCAGTGGATGTGAAGGTGTTCCGTTCGGGACACCTCATTGTCATCTCCGGTCGCTCTACCGACCTTAACGAGTTCGGGCTTGGCGCCAAGCTCGAACAAGA encodes:
- a CDS encoding PilZ domain-containing protein, translating into MGYRREERVPLQVPALVSGLDRRGRAFIESAKTLDISTAGARITGLNTQLDPGSVLSIQLGNRKARFEVLWVGEPGSSREGEIGLKCIEVGTQTRKRIIYIDDQEHELEARRGMLEAAGFEVVCVQSARDAAEYLKNYGFDALILDFPLPGVDCLRLVLALKAETPETRIVLLSGYPAQIPEALLAEVDAFIHKGEPRQKLLSILDEMIGNSSVLKWPVARISSRFAIHVAVDVKVFRSGHLIVISGRSTDLNEFGLGAKLEQELVPGEMVTIEFRLPMADEVFSARATVRRRSNSCNYGFEFVSIDPAQRARIRDLCEVLPPLDVPQPV